A genome region from Manis javanica isolate MJ-LG chromosome 3, MJ_LKY, whole genome shotgun sequence includes the following:
- the LOC118967101 gene encoding LOW QUALITY PROTEIN: proline-rich protein 23A-like (The sequence of the model RefSeq protein was modified relative to this genomic sequence to represent the inferred CDS: substituted 1 base at 1 genomic stop codon), with amino-acid sequence MMGSRPRSPSACPAPCXGPQPAEPGPAKRRRTEEPAGPASTTAPRLQVPAGPPFAGALISVVVLAAGCALKVRLDDVDLVVLEPAPAAVLQVSLEDYTLVLVPEALLEGGQGPSPVGLEPSALLSTPEKDVAVEQGFRSGSVPEIAALEETYEEDADPEFSLPWVDLAAGSVVGLCPFVATPPRPDLQGCMPEPSPWTPVPSAERRSPGPSFNLDFHLLEPFPSSPLQPLPPSPSPGPQVSPQRPPGPPPKARRRLFQD; translated from the coding sequence ATGATGGGCAGCCGGCCCCGCAGCCCCAGCGCCTGCCCTGCGCCCTGCTAGGGGCCGCAGCCCGCGGAACCAGGCCCTGCCAAGCGCCGCCGAACCGAGGAGCCCGCGGGCCCCGCGTCCACGACAGCGCCCAGACTGCAAGTCCCCGCGGGGCCCCCGTTCGCGGGTGCGCTCATCTCCGTGGTGGTCCTGGCCGCGGGCTGTGCCCTTAAAGTGCGGCTGGACGATGTCGACCTGGTGGTGCTGGAGCCCGCGCCAGCAGCGGTCCTCCAAGTGTCTCTCGAGGATTACACCCTCGTGCTGGTCCCCGAGGCCCtcctggagggagggcagggccccTCGCCTGTCGGTCTGGAACCCAGCGCTTTACTGAGCACTCCTGAGAAGGATGTCGCCGTCGAGCAGGGATTCCGTTCGGGATCTGTCCCAGAGATCGCCGCCCTAGAAGAGACCTATGAGGAGGACGCCGACCCCGAGTTCTCGCTGCCTTGGGTGGACCTTGCAGCGGGCTCAGTAGTTGGGCTCTGCCCCTTTGTTGCAACGCCGCCCAGACCCGACCTGCAGGGCTGCATGCCAGAGCCCTCGCCTTGGACCCCCGTCCCTAGTGCAGAGAGACGCTCTCCTGGCCCCTCCTTCAACCTGGACTTCCACCTTCTGGAGCCCTTCCCCAGCTCACCGCTCCAACCTCTACCTCCCTCTCCAAGTCCAGGTCCGCAGGTGAGCCCCCAGCGCCCGCCTGGTCCTCCGCCCAAGGCCCGGAGACGCCTGTTCCAGGACTga